The following are from one region of the Staphylococcus argenteus genome:
- the aur gene encoding zinc metalloproteinase aureolysin — protein MRKFSRYAFTSMAAVTLLSTLVPTAVAADKDNKPANSDINFEVTQKSDAVKALKELPKSENVKNHYQDYSVTDVKKDNKGFTHYTLQPSVDGVHAPDKEVKVHADKSGKVVLINGDTDAKKVKPTNKVTITKDEAVDKAFKAVKIDKNKAKNLKDDVIKENKVEIDGDSNKYIYNLELITVSPEISHWKVKIDAQTGEVVEKTNLVKEAAATGKGKGVLGDTKDININSIEGGFSLEDLTHQGKLSAYSFNDQTGQATLITNEDENFVKDDQRAGVDANYYAKQTYDYYKNTFGRESYDNHGSPIVSLTHVNNYGGQDNRNNAAWIGDKMIYGDGDGRTFTNLSGANDVVAHELTHGVTQETANLEYKDQSGALNESFSDVFGYFVDDEDFLMGEDVYTPGKDGDALRSMSDPEQFGQPSHMKDYVYTEKDNGGVHTNSGIPNKAAYNVIQSIGKSKSEQIYYRALTEYLTSNSNFKDCKDALYQAAKDLYDEQTAEKVYEAWNEVGVE, from the coding sequence GTGAGGAAATTTTCAAGATATGCATTTACAAGTATGGCAGCAGTAACGTTATTGAGCACTTTAGTACCTACAGCAGTTGCAGCAGACAAGGATAACAAACCGGCTAATTCTGATATTAATTTTGAAGTGACACAAAAAAGTGACGCGGTTAAAGCTTTAAAAGAATTACCTAAATCTGAAAATGTAAAAAATCATTATCAAGATTACTCTGTTACTGATGTAAAAAAAGATAATAAAGGTTTCACGCATTACACATTACAACCTAGTGTTGACGGGGTTCATGCACCTGACAAAGAAGTTAAAGTACATGCAGATAAATCAGGAAAAGTTGTTTTAATCAATGGTGATACAGATGCGAAAAAAGTAAAACCAACAAATAAAGTAACAATAACTAAAGATGAAGCTGTTGATAAAGCATTCAAAGCAGTCAAAATTGATAAAAATAAGGCTAAAAACCTTAAAGATGACGTTATCAAAGAAAATAAAGTTGAAATTGATGGCGACAGTAATAAATATATTTACAATCTTGAATTGATTACAGTTAGTCCGGAAATTTCACACTGGAAAGTTAAGATTGATGCTCAAACAGGTGAAGTTGTTGAAAAAACAAATTTAGTTAAAGAAGCAGCAGCTACTGGTAAAGGTAAAGGTGTACTTGGAGACACTAAAGATATCAATATTAATAGCATTGAAGGTGGATTTAGCTTAGAAGATTTAACGCATCAAGGTAAATTATCTGCATACAGTTTTAATGATCAAACTGGTCAAGCGACATTAATTACAAATGAAGATGAAAACTTTGTAAAAGATGATCAACGTGCCGGTGTAGATGCAAACTATTATGCTAAACAAACATATGATTATTATAAAAATACATTTGGTCGTGAATCATATGATAACCACGGTAGTCCAATTGTTTCACTAACACATGTTAATAATTATGGTGGTCAAGATAATAGAAATAACGCAGCATGGATTGGCGATAAAATGATTTATGGTGATGGCGATGGCCGTACTTTCACAAATTTATCAGGCGCAAATGATGTAGTTGCACATGAGTTAACGCATGGTGTTACACAAGAGACTGCGAACTTAGAATACAAAGATCAATCAGGAGCGTTAAACGAAAGTTTTTCAGATGTCTTTGGATACTTTGTAGATGATGAAGATTTCTTAATGGGTGAAGATGTTTATACACCAGGAAAAGATGGAGATGCATTACGTAGCATGTCAGATCCTGAACAATTTGGACAACCATCTCATATGAAAGATTATGTATACACTGAAAAAGATAATGGCGGTGTACACACTAACTCTGGAATTCCAAATAAAGCAGCTTATAACGTAATTCAATCAATAGGGAAATCAAAATCAGAACAAATTTATTATCGCGCTTTAACTGAATACTTAACAAGTAATTCAAACTTCAAAGATTGTAAAGATGCTCTATATCAAGCAGCTAAAGATTTATATGACGAGCAAACAGCTGAAAAAGTATATGAAGCATGGAATGAAGTAGGCGTCGAGTAA